In Tachysurus vachellii isolate PV-2020 chromosome 3, HZAU_Pvac_v1, whole genome shotgun sequence, one genomic interval encodes:
- the dtnbp1b gene encoding dystrobrevin binding protein 1b isoform X3, giving the protein MHVDTDTAELDSEHAQKVPEAESGHQQVKLKDRQKFFEEAFQQDMEHYLSTSYLQIAERREPIGSMSSMEVNVDMLEQMDLMDMSDHEALDVFLNSGAEDNSVASPMMEPDVESFGAEITLQVPTQAELRHKLASLSSTCTDSASQDTQEEDDEDERGGVRDEREKIPQAGQDQPSKNCANRDSST; this is encoded by the exons ATGCATGTAGACACAGATACAG CGGAACTGGACTCGGAGCACGCTCAGAAGGTTCCAGAGGCAGAGTCAGGACATCAGCAGGTGAAGCTGAAAGACAGGCAGAAGTTCTTCGAGGAGGCATTTCAGCAAGACATGGAGCATTACCTGTCCACCAGCTATCTGCAGATCGCAGAGAGGAGAG AGCCAATAGGAAGCATGTCTTCCATGGAGGTAAATGTGGACATGCTCGAGCAGATGGACCTGATGGACATGTCTGACCACGAGGCCCTGGATGTCTTCCTCAACTCTGGAGCAGAGGACAACAGCGTGGCTTCACCCATGAtgg aacCGGACGTGGAGTCTTTCGGAGCCGAGATCACCCTGCAGGTCCCGACACAGGCCGAACTGAGGCACAAACTCGCCTCGCTTTCTTCCACTTGCACCGACTCGGCCAGCCAGGACACCCAGGAAGAGGACGATGAGGATGAGAGGGGCGGAGTCAGGGACGAGAGGGAGAAGATCCCACAAGCAGGACAAGATCAACCGTCCAAGAACTGTGCAAATCGTGACTCGTCCACATAG
- the dtnbp1b gene encoding dystrobrevin binding protein 1b isoform X2, with amino-acid sequence MSSPRSSSSKRNSSELDSEHAQKVPEAESGHQQVKLKDRQKFFEEAFQQDMEHYLSTSYLQIAERRGSMSSMEVNVDMLEQMDLMDMSDHEALDVFLNSGAEDNSVASPMMEPDVESFGAEITLQVPTQAELRHKLASLSSTCTDSASQDTQEEDDEDERGGVRDEREKIPQAGQDQPSKNCANRDSST; translated from the exons CGGAACTGGACTCGGAGCACGCTCAGAAGGTTCCAGAGGCAGAGTCAGGACATCAGCAGGTGAAGCTGAAAGACAGGCAGAAGTTCTTCGAGGAGGCATTTCAGCAAGACATGGAGCATTACCTGTCCACCAGCTATCTGCAGATCGCAGAGAGGAGAG GAAGCATGTCTTCCATGGAGGTAAATGTGGACATGCTCGAGCAGATGGACCTGATGGACATGTCTGACCACGAGGCCCTGGATGTCTTCCTCAACTCTGGAGCAGAGGACAACAGCGTGGCTTCACCCATGAtgg aacCGGACGTGGAGTCTTTCGGAGCCGAGATCACCCTGCAGGTCCCGACACAGGCCGAACTGAGGCACAAACTCGCCTCGCTTTCTTCCACTTGCACCGACTCGGCCAGCCAGGACACCCAGGAAGAGGACGATGAGGATGAGAGGGGCGGAGTCAGGGACGAGAGGGAGAAGATCCCACAAGCAGGACAAGATCAACCGTCCAAGAACTGTGCAAATCGTGACTCGTCCACATAG
- the dtnbp1b gene encoding dystrobrevin binding protein 1b isoform X1, whose amino-acid sequence MSSPRSSSSKRNSSELDSEHAQKVPEAESGHQQVKLKDRQKFFEEAFQQDMEHYLSTSYLQIAERREPIGSMSSMEVNVDMLEQMDLMDMSDHEALDVFLNSGAEDNSVASPMMEPDVESFGAEITLQVPTQAELRHKLASLSSTCTDSASQDTQEEDDEDERGGVRDEREKIPQAGQDQPSKNCANRDSST is encoded by the exons CGGAACTGGACTCGGAGCACGCTCAGAAGGTTCCAGAGGCAGAGTCAGGACATCAGCAGGTGAAGCTGAAAGACAGGCAGAAGTTCTTCGAGGAGGCATTTCAGCAAGACATGGAGCATTACCTGTCCACCAGCTATCTGCAGATCGCAGAGAGGAGAG AGCCAATAGGAAGCATGTCTTCCATGGAGGTAAATGTGGACATGCTCGAGCAGATGGACCTGATGGACATGTCTGACCACGAGGCCCTGGATGTCTTCCTCAACTCTGGAGCAGAGGACAACAGCGTGGCTTCACCCATGAtgg aacCGGACGTGGAGTCTTTCGGAGCCGAGATCACCCTGCAGGTCCCGACACAGGCCGAACTGAGGCACAAACTCGCCTCGCTTTCTTCCACTTGCACCGACTCGGCCAGCCAGGACACCCAGGAAGAGGACGATGAGGATGAGAGGGGCGGAGTCAGGGACGAGAGGGAGAAGATCCCACAAGCAGGACAAGATCAACCGTCCAAGAACTGTGCAAATCGTGACTCGTCCACATAG